Proteins encoded within one genomic window of Oncorhynchus keta strain PuntledgeMale-10-30-2019 chromosome 12, Oket_V2, whole genome shotgun sequence:
- the LOC118390901 gene encoding CDKN2AIP N-terminal-like protein isoform X1 has translation MAEVEIEEFIEQNKHLATLVDTYRGISESEKQWKARREFLFRNINDFEDPHIDQLLALSMVWANNVFLGCRYSPDLLEKMKEMAEGIVVEDAPVFKTRDEIMKKQIIWQYVQAASQPQTTCNHASPGPPYPASSPAGLSETSHPDT, from the exons ATGGCGGAGGTGGAAATCGAGGAATTCATtgaacaaaacaagcatttggcCACGCTTGTAGATACATATCGTGGCATCTCCGAGAGTGAAAAACAATGGAAGGCCAGGAGGGAATTCCTATTCAGAAATATAAACGACTTTGAGGACCCACACATTGACCAGCTGCTAGCATTGTCCATGGTATGGGCCAACAACGTGTTTCTTGGCTGTCG ATACAGTCCAGACCTCCTGGAGAAAATGAAGGAAATGGCTGAAGGAATTGTGGTGGAGGATGCCCCTGTTTTCAAAACCAGAGATGAGATAATGAAAAAACAG atcatttggcagtacgtccaagcagcctcacaaccacagaccacgtgtaaccacgccagcccagggcctccatatccagcttcttcacctgctggattgtctgagaccagccacccggacacctga
- the LOC118390901 gene encoding CDKN2AIP N-terminal-like protein isoform X2, whose translation MAEVEIEEFIEQNKHLATLVDTYRGISESEKQWKARREFLFRNINDFEDPHIDQLLALSMVWANNVFLGCRYSPDLLEKMKEMAEGIVVEDAPVFKTRDEIMKKQK comes from the exons ATGGCGGAGGTGGAAATCGAGGAATTCATtgaacaaaacaagcatttggcCACGCTTGTAGATACATATCGTGGCATCTCCGAGAGTGAAAAACAATGGAAGGCCAGGAGGGAATTCCTATTCAGAAATATAAACGACTTTGAGGACCCACACATTGACCAGCTGCTAGCATTGTCCATGGTATGGGCCAACAACGTGTTTCTTGGCTGTCG ATACAGTCCAGACCTCCTGGAGAAAATGAAGGAAATGGCTGAAGGAATTGTGGTGGAGGATGCCCCTGTTTTCAAAACCAGAGATGAGATAATGAAAAAACAG aaATGA